A window of Haloarcula marismortui ATCC 43049 genomic DNA:
TTCGAAACCCTCCGCGAAATCGCCGAGGAGCGCGATATCTCGCTGTCCGCAGTTTTTCGTGACTACGTCGACACGCTTGTTTCCCACGACGGTCAGGTGAAGGTCGCGCCGGAACACGAGTTCGAGGACGACGCAACCGAGACCAGTACCGAGAGCTTCCCGCCGAAAGTCGAAGTTCCGAAGAGCTTCGTCCGCGAGCACGAGCGACTCGAACTCGAAGCCGAACATCTCCGCGAACAACTGGAAGAACACAAGCGTTACGTCACCAAACTCCGCCAGCAACTCGACGAGATGGATCAAGACGAGGTCATTCACCTCGAAGACCTCGACCAGGGCGAAGAGGAGGACGCCTCCTATCGCATCGGCAGCTTCGACGACCTAGAGTAACCGCTGACGCTTCTGTTGTACGTCTTCGGCCACGTCGTCGCGCCCATCGACGTCGGCCAGAGTTTCCACGGCTTCTAACGTTCTGACGGAGTTATCGAGGAAAGACAGTACGTCGCCCGGATAGGCATACAGCATGTAGTCATCGCTCATCACGTCGACGATTGCGTCCGGCCCCATCCCCTGCTCGCGCAGTTCCAGCAGGTACGAAATGAACTTCCGCTCAGCACAGCCACAGTGGGGGTTGGCCTCACAGTCACAGTCCAGGAAATCCTCCGCGAAATCCAGAACTCGCTCTCTGGAGGCTTCGTCGAGTTTTGCCAGCCCCTCGCCCTGAAAGAGGATGTCCAGCGTCGCCCCCTTGAACGCCCCTTTCGGGAAACTCGTCTCTAGCTGGGAGGCGAGTTGCTGGTGGTTCTTGACGTAAATCTTGTCCGTGATGGCCACGCGTGCCCTTCCATACGTGTCGCCTGTGTAAAAGCGTCTCGAAGCACCTGATGGGTTTCGAAGCCAACCCCGAACCGCCGTGCCACCGCTGTCACGCGCTCTCACGACTCACTGGTTTCCAGATTCGTAACGTATTTCTGTTCCAGCGGGATATCTATGAATGCTTCAGCAAGCGTGTCCGGGTTGGGGTAGTGGTATCCTTCAGCCTTGTGGTGGCTGAGACGTGGGTTCAATTCCCGCACCCGGACTGTATAAATTTTCTTACATATCATTCGGCGAAGCTCAGCCTGCTAGTTTCACTGCCACCCCACTCGGCCCGGATTTATTATCTCCCCCATTCCTGTCTATAATATGGCAGAACATGACTGCCCGACCTGTGGGCGGGTGTTCGACAGCCGCCGCGGTCTCGGGGTACATCACAGTCGCGCCCACGACGAACGGCTACCAAACAGAGAGTGCAACCGCTGTGGAGCCGAATTCTACGCCGAATCTACCCGTGCCTATTGTTCGGACGTATGCCACGACGCTGCCGTATCGTACGAAGGAGAGGCGAATCCAAACTTTTCGGATGCGAAAGAACAGACGAACTGTGATATCTGTGACGCGGGGTTCGAGTACTACCCCTCGGAAAAAGACGGCATGTACTGCCCCGACTGCGTCGAGACTGCGGCGTGGCGCGAACCGCCACAGCGTACCGGAACTGCGCATCACTCCTGGTCAGGTGGCAAACTGTCTGTCTCTTGTGATGTTTGTGACAGCCCCGTTGAGCGATATCCGAGCCAGATTCAGAGCGAAGTCGTCCTTTGCAGCCGCGACTGCCACGCCGCGTGGCTCTCCGAGGCGTTCACTGGTGACGGCCATCCGAACTGGCGCGGCGGTGGCGTCGGCGACTACGGGCCGGGATGGCGGGCAGTACGCGAGCAGGCTTTAGCACGGGACGACCACGCTTGCGTATTGTGTGGGACTAATGCCGACGAATTGGGGCGGAACCCGGATGTGCACCACATCGTCCCAGTCCGTCTGTTCGCCGCACTGCGGGCGCTCGCCGTTCGGGACGCACACACGCTTGACAATGTCGTCTCGCTGTGTCCGAGCTGTCACCGTCGGACGGAGTTCGGCCGTGTCTCGCGGGCGGAACTGCGCTGGCGGGCCGGCATCCCGCGATGGGACCCGTCTGCTGTTGGCGGCGCGACGGTGTAATCGGACCGGAATCTACACAATCCGGCCCGCCGCCAGTACGCGTATGTCACCGACTGTCGACGAACTCCGAAACGAGATTCGTGAAGCTGTTGGGCGGTACGAACGGCCGGTCTCGACTGCTTTCACCAAGGAAGCCCTGGCAGCGATCTGCGAGGCTGTGGGGTACGACATTGACACGGACCGGCTCCCATCGAAGCCACAGATGCGAGCGGGTATTCTCTGGAAAATCGGAGCGCAGGAGGACGACGACCCGGCGGACGCGGAGCAGCCCTTCCGGAAGGGCGAACTCGAAGCGGTTGCCACAGCGCTGTCCGACGACTAACGCGGGGCTTTGCCGGGATCGGCTCGTTCGACTATCTCGCCGCTGTCAGAATGCGGAAATATTTGCATCTCGACAGCGAACTAACTAGTATGGGACGCAACCGCTCCCCGACGTTCAAGAACAGGCAGGCTGCTGGACAGCGGCTGGGAGAGGCGTTGCGTGAGCGGGACATCACAGTCGACATCGTCCTCGCAAT
This region includes:
- a CDS encoding CopG family transcriptional regulator, with the protein product MGNKNKTISFRVSEDKFETLREIAEERDISLSAVFRDYVDTLVSHDGQVKVAPEHEFEDDATETSTESFPPKVEVPKSFVREHERLELEAEHLREQLEEHKRYVTKLRQQLDEMDQDEVIHLEDLDQGEEEDASYRIGSFDDLE
- a CDS encoding DUF5814 domain-containing protein, with protein sequence MAITDKIYVKNHQQLASQLETSFPKGAFKGATLDILFQGEGLAKLDEASRERVLDFAEDFLDCDCEANPHCGCAERKFISYLLELREQGMGPDAIVDVMSDDYMLYAYPGDVLSFLDNSVRTLEAVETLADVDGRDDVAEDVQQKRQRLL
- a CDS encoding HNH endonuclease; this encodes MAEHDCPTCGRVFDSRRGLGVHHSRAHDERLPNRECNRCGAEFYAESTRAYCSDVCHDAAVSYEGEANPNFSDAKEQTNCDICDAGFEYYPSEKDGMYCPDCVETAAWREPPQRTGTAHHSWSGGKLSVSCDVCDSPVERYPSQIQSEVVLCSRDCHAAWLSEAFTGDGHPNWRGGGVGDYGPGWRAVREQALARDDHACVLCGTNADELGRNPDVHHIVPVRLFAALRALAVRDAHTLDNVVSLCPSCHRRTEFGRVSRAELRWRAGIPRWDPSAVGGATV